In Geobacillus kaustophilus, a genomic segment contains:
- a CDS encoding IS110 family transposase, with amino-acid sequence MKLYVGIDVSSTDLYTCIMDQEGNTCAQFKVDNHLLGATFLRDQILLWANKRQPSEILIGMEATSVYSWHPAMFFHQQEELKSWHVKVFTINPKLIRKFKEAYTDLDKTDGIDAWIIADRLRFGRLKVTAVMHEQFIALQRLTRMRYHLVHQLTREKQYFLQHLFYKCSSFTQEVDSSVFGHAILELLLESFSLDDISQMDVQQLADFLRQKGRNRFADPECIAKSIQKAARSSYRLSKCVEDSIDLLLGLSIQSIRSLQAQIKELDKAISRHLEGIPNTLQTIPGIGPVYTAGILAEIGQIERFDNQAALAKYAGLTWSKHQSGRFQAEDTSLIRSGNRYLRYYLVEAANSVQRHDATFRAYYRKKYEEVPKHQHKRALVLTARKLVRVIDALLRNGQIYTLRKGEDR; translated from the coding sequence ATGAAACTCTACGTCGGGATTGACGTGAGCTCGACGGACTTATACACGTGTATCATGGATCAGGAAGGAAACACTTGCGCACAATTCAAGGTGGACAACCATCTCCTTGGCGCGACCTTCCTTCGCGATCAAATCCTCCTGTGGGCCAACAAACGCCAACCATCCGAAATTCTCATCGGGATGGAAGCCACTTCGGTTTACAGCTGGCATCCGGCGATGTTTTTCCATCAACAGGAGGAGCTAAAATCCTGGCATGTCAAGGTATTTACCATCAATCCCAAGCTCATTCGCAAGTTTAAAGAAGCTTACACCGACTTGGATAAAACGGACGGCATCGATGCGTGGATCATCGCGGATCGCCTTCGCTTCGGCCGCTTGAAAGTCACCGCTGTCATGCACGAACAGTTTATTGCGCTTCAGCGGCTCACACGCATGCGCTATCATCTCGTCCATCAGCTCACTCGAGAGAAGCAATACTTCCTCCAGCACTTGTTTTACAAGTGCAGCTCGTTTACTCAAGAGGTGGACAGCTCCGTGTTCGGACATGCCATCTTAGAGCTTCTTCTTGAGTCGTTTAGCTTAGACGACATCTCTCAGATGGACGTGCAGCAACTTGCCGACTTCTTGCGCCAAAAAGGACGCAATCGCTTTGCCGATCCGGAATGCATCGCCAAGTCCATTCAAAAGGCGGCTCGTTCGTCGTATCGGCTTTCCAAGTGTGTCGAGGATTCCATTGATTTGCTTTTAGGGCTGTCGATTCAATCCATTCGCAGCCTTCAAGCGCAAATCAAAGAGCTCGACAAAGCGATTAGTCGCCATTTGGAAGGCATCCCGAATACGTTACAAACGATTCCTGGCATCGGTCCAGTCTACACTGCTGGCATCTTAGCCGAAATTGGACAAATCGAGCGATTTGACAACCAAGCCGCCTTAGCGAAGTATGCAGGTCTGACTTGGTCCAAGCACCAATCGGGGCGCTTCCAAGCCGAGGATACTTCCCTCATTCGTTCCGGTAATCGCTATCTCCGTTACTACCTAGTGGAGGCTGCCAACTCGGTACAACGGCATGATGCGACGTTTCGCGCGTACTATCGGAAGAAGTACGAGGAAGTGCCAAAGCATCAACATAAACGAGCCCTCGTCCTTACCGCTAGAAAACTCGTGCGTGTGATCGATGCGCTGCTACGCAACGGTCAAATCTACACGCTAAGAAAGGGGGAAGATCGATAG
- a CDS encoding SDR family oxidoreductase yields the protein MVTKQQTTLPPQHQTRQPGLQTEMNPQPITIKDTYQGSGKLENRVAIISGGDSGIGRAVAVHFAKEGTDVAIVYLNEHEDAEETKRLVEQEGRRCLAIAGDIGDEAFCKEAVKQTIEAFGKLDIVVNNAAEQHPQPNFLNITAAQLEKTFRTNVFSCFFLTKAALPHLKSGSAIINTASITAYEGNEQLIDYSATKGAIVAFTRSLAKALVGQGIRVNGVAPGPIWTPLIPSTFKSEQVATFGANTPMKRPGQPSEVAPCYVFLASDESSYMTGQMLHVDGGEFVSG from the coding sequence ATGGTTACGAAGCAACAAACGACCTTGCCCCCGCAGCACCAAACGCGCCAGCCGGGCCTGCAAACGGAGATGAACCCGCAGCCGATCACCATCAAAGACACGTATCAAGGAAGCGGAAAGCTCGAAAACAGAGTCGCCATCATCAGCGGCGGCGACAGCGGCATCGGCCGGGCGGTCGCTGTTCATTTCGCCAAGGAAGGAACCGATGTGGCGATTGTTTATCTCAATGAACATGAAGACGCCGAAGAAACGAAACGGCTCGTCGAACAGGAAGGAAGACGGTGCTTGGCCATTGCGGGGGACATCGGAGATGAAGCGTTTTGCAAAGAAGCGGTGAAACAGACGATCGAAGCGTTCGGCAAGCTTGACATCGTCGTCAACAACGCCGCTGAACAGCACCCGCAGCCGAACTTTCTCAACATCACCGCCGCACAGCTGGAAAAAACGTTCCGCACGAACGTGTTCAGCTGCTTTTTCTTAACGAAAGCGGCGCTCCCGCACTTAAAAAGCGGAAGCGCCATTATTAACACCGCCTCGATCACCGCTTATGAAGGAAACGAGCAATTGATCGACTACTCGGCGACAAAAGGCGCGATTGTCGCGTTCACCCGCTCGCTCGCCAAAGCGCTCGTCGGCCAAGGCATTCGCGTCAACGGCGTCGCCCCGGGGCCCATTTGGACGCCGCTCATCCCGTCGACATTCAAAAGCGAGCAAGTCGCCACATTCGGCGCCAACACGCCGATGAAACGGCCCGGCCAGCCGAGCGAGGTCGCTCCGTGCTACGTCTTTTTGGCGAGCGATGAATCGTCGTACATGACCGGGCAAATGCTTCATGTCGACGGAGGAGAGTTCGTCAGCGGATGA
- a CDS encoding endolytic transglycosylase MltG, with amino-acid sequence MKRTTRAFAAGILFATTILGIVYYTNHKQLQHNKISEKQYEQLVAERNELANALEKLKKETKKTTPSQKQTYIYTLTIAKGEASRDIAKRLQQAHIIDDAQSFLTYLDAHELTRAVRPGTYVITSDMTYEQIAQKITK; translated from the coding sequence ATGAAAAGGACGACACGTGCCTTTGCAGCTGGGATATTGTTTGCTACAACGATATTAGGGATCGTTTATTATACGAATCATAAACAACTACAACACAACAAAATAAGCGAAAAACAATATGAACAGCTCGTTGCTGAACGAAATGAACTAGCGAATGCACTCGAAAAATTAAAAAAAGAAACGAAAAAAACGACACCGTCGCAAAAACAAACATACATTTATACGTTAACCATCGCTAAAGGGGAAGCAAGCCGCGACATTGCGAAACGTCTACAACAAGCGCATATTATTGATGACGCCCAATCATTTTTAACATATTTGGATGCACATGAATTAACGCGCGCGGTACGCCCCGGAACATACGTCATAACAAGCGACATGACATACGAGCAAATCGCACAAAAAATAACGAAATAA
- the pstC gene encoding phosphate ABC transporter permease subunit PstC produces MAMTDGNRSYSVRDMIKENKKKQSGQQFVEWLMPKLLLLTATISILTTIGILFTLLFETFIFFERVSIVEFLTSKEWLPWDGKTGSFGVAPLVTGTLLTTAIAMVVAIPIGLASAIYLSEYASEKARKVLKPILEVLAGIPTIVYGFFALTFVTPLLQKIIPNLGIFNALSPGIVMGIMIIPMVASLSEDAMSSVPNSIREGALGLGSTKLEVALKVVLPAATSGIAASFMLAISRAVGETMIVAVAGGSSPVFTFDVTKSIQTLTAYIVQVTTGDAGYGTTVYYSIYAVGMTLFVFTLAMNLLAQYISRRFREEY; encoded by the coding sequence ATGGCTATGACAGATGGGAATCGTTCGTATTCCGTCCGTGACATGATTAAAGAAAATAAGAAAAAGCAAAGCGGACAACAATTTGTTGAATGGTTAATGCCAAAGTTGTTATTATTGACAGCGACCATTTCAATTTTGACGACAATCGGTATTTTATTTACGTTGTTATTTGAAACGTTTATTTTCTTTGAGCGAGTATCGATCGTTGAATTTTTAACAAGCAAAGAGTGGCTTCCATGGGATGGAAAAACAGGCTCGTTCGGTGTCGCTCCGCTTGTAACGGGAACGCTTTTAACGACGGCAATTGCCATGGTTGTTGCAATTCCAATCGGTTTAGCTTCAGCGATTTACTTGAGTGAGTATGCGTCTGAAAAAGCAAGAAAAGTATTAAAACCGATATTAGAAGTGTTGGCGGGAATTCCGACGATTGTGTACGGATTTTTCGCATTAACGTTTGTTACACCTCTTTTACAAAAAATCATTCCGAATTTAGGAATTTTTAACGCGTTAAGCCCAGGGATTGTCATGGGGATTATGATTATTCCGATGGTTGCTTCTTTATCTGAAGATGCGATGAGTTCTGTGCCAAACTCTATTCGTGAAGGAGCGCTTGGTCTCGGTTCAACGAAGCTAGAAGTTGCATTAAAGGTCGTCCTTCCTGCAGCGACGTCAGGTATTGCGGCATCGTTTATGCTTGCCATTTCTCGTGCTGTCGGTGAGACGATGATTGTAGCGGTAGCGGGTGGTTCATCTCCAGTCTTTACGTTTGATGTAACGAAATCGATTCAAACGTTAACAGCATACATTGTTCAAGTCACAACAGGAGATGCCGGATACGGTACAACGGTGTATTACAGCATTTATGCAGTCGGTATGACGCTGTTTGTATTTACATTAGCCATGAACTTACTCGCGCAATACATTTCTCGTCGCTTTAGGGAGGAGTATTAA
- a CDS encoding type II toxin-antitoxin system death-on-curing family toxin, with protein MFPKFPELLNSVINRPKQSAFGQDAYPTLWLKAAALYASLCQNHPFHNANKRTGFAAMKQFLWLNGYRFAASEKEAEDYTVKVVNDKPSIEEIAMWIERWAEKR; from the coding sequence ATGTTCCCCAAATTTCCGGAGCTGTTGAACAGCGTGATCAACCGTCCGAAACAAAGCGCTTTCGGACAGGACGCTTATCCAACTCTTTGGCTGAAAGCGGCAGCGTTGTACGCCAGCCTTTGCCAAAACCATCCGTTTCATAACGCCAATAAACGAACAGGGTTTGCCGCCATGAAACAGTTCCTCTGGTTAAACGGTTATCGCTTTGCCGCTTCAGAAAAAGAGGCAGAGGACTATACCGTGAAAGTCGTGAACGATAAACCATCAATTGAAGAAATTGCGATGTGGATTGAAAGATGGGCGGAAAAAAGATGA
- a CDS encoding AbrB/MazE/SpoVT family DNA-binding domain-containing protein → MKPSSHETYTYYSTLSSKHQVTIPMKIREVLGAEPGDQVAFVYGENQEVTLKVKKKDALLSLFGTMPPRGDSRPMAWADIRKQAKEERMSKREKNEE, encoded by the coding sequence ATGAAGCCATCCTCACATGAAACGTACACGTATTACTCCACACTTTCTTCGAAACATCAAGTGACGATTCCAATGAAGATCAGAGAAGTGCTTGGGGCAGAACCGGGAGACCAAGTCGCGTTTGTTTATGGGGAAAATCAAGAGGTGACGTTAAAGGTGAAAAAGAAAGATGCGCTGCTATCTTTGTTCGGCACCATGCCGCCTAGGGGAGACAGCCGTCCGATGGCATGGGCGGATATTCGCAAACAGGCGAAAGAGGAACGGATGTCCAAAAGGGAAAAGAACGAGGAGTAG
- a CDS encoding PstS family phosphate ABC transporter substrate-binding protein, producing MKKNKWFALAGVTSAVLAFTTACGGAEQGGENAEGSAEKLSGNVIVDGSSTVYPILEAAAEAYAGEQPDVKVSVGLSGTGGGFEKFTKGETDFSNASRPIKDEEKKAAEQNGVQFEELQIAFDGLSVLVNKDNDWVDYLTVDELKKIFTSGAVNGDDKVKWSDIRPEWPNEEIKLFSPGHDSGTFDYFDEVILDGQPLNKTAQLSEDDNVLVQGIAGDKNALGYFGFAYYIENKDKLKAVPIDGGNGPVEPTHETIQSGEYAPLSRPLFTYVNVKSLKEKAQVYDFAKFLLENGAEFAEEVGYVALPQEKYDEQLKKLEGLK from the coding sequence ATGAAGAAAAACAAATGGTTTGCACTCGCAGGTGTAACAAGCGCTGTATTAGCATTCACAACAGCATGTGGCGGCGCTGAACAAGGTGGCGAAAATGCGGAAGGCAGTGCAGAAAAATTGAGCGGAAACGTAATTGTTGATGGCTCATCAACAGTTTACCCAATTTTAGAAGCTGCCGCTGAAGCGTATGCGGGTGAACAACCAGATGTAAAAGTATCTGTTGGTTTGTCCGGAACAGGCGGTGGATTTGAAAAGTTTACAAAAGGCGAAACGGATTTTTCAAACGCTTCTCGTCCAATTAAAGATGAAGAAAAGAAAGCGGCTGAGCAAAATGGCGTTCAATTTGAAGAGCTGCAAATTGCATTCGATGGTCTTTCTGTTTTAGTGAATAAAGATAACGACTGGGTTGATTATTTAACAGTTGATGAGTTAAAGAAAATTTTTACATCAGGTGCAGTAAACGGTGATGACAAAGTGAAATGGTCAGACATTCGTCCAGAATGGCCAAATGAAGAAATTAAATTGTTCTCACCGGGACACGACTCTGGTACGTTCGACTACTTCGATGAAGTGATTTTAGATGGACAACCGTTAAATAAAACAGCGCAATTATCTGAAGACGATAACGTGCTTGTTCAAGGGATTGCAGGAGATAAAAATGCTCTCGGCTACTTCGGATTTGCATACTATATTGAAAATAAAGATAAATTGAAAGCTGTGCCAATTGATGGTGGAAACGGTCCTGTTGAGCCAACGCACGAAACGATCCAAAGCGGTGAATATGCACCACTTTCTCGTCCATTATTTACGTATGTAAACGTAAAATCACTAAAAGAAAAAGCACAAGTGTATGATTTCGCGAAGTTTTTATTAGAGAACGGTGCGGAGTTTGCTGAAGAAGTAGGTTATGTCGCACTTCCGCAAGAAAAATATGACGAGCAATTGAAAAAGCTTGAAGGATTAAAATAA
- the pstA gene encoding phosphate ABC transporter permease PstA has protein sequence MEKLIDKQRVVQHMNGRLLRNNVLKFLFFLATLFGLIVLVVLLYRIFTQAIGWLNMDFLNNFPSRRPENAGIKAGLVGSLWLMVIVAPVSLILGVGTAIYLEEYAKKNRFTDFIQTNISNLAGVPSIVFGLLGLTLFVRELNLGRSILAAGLTMSLLVLPVIVVAAQEALRAVPNQLREASYGMGATKWQTIYRIVLPAAIPGILTGSILALSRAIGETAPLVVLGIPTFLAYLPRGILDTFTVMPMQIYNWTSRPQADFQNVAAAGIVVLLVVLIFMNSIAIFIRNKFQKRY, from the coding sequence ATGGAAAAGTTAATTGATAAACAACGTGTCGTTCAACATATGAACGGTCGTCTATTGAGAAATAACGTATTAAAATTTTTATTTTTCTTAGCGACGTTGTTTGGACTTATTGTTCTCGTCGTTCTTCTATATCGGATATTCACTCAAGCAATTGGCTGGCTAAACATGGACTTTTTAAATAACTTCCCGTCCCGCCGTCCAGAAAATGCAGGGATAAAAGCGGGGTTAGTCGGTTCGTTATGGTTGATGGTCATCGTTGCTCCTGTTTCGCTCATTCTTGGGGTTGGAACAGCGATTTACTTAGAGGAATATGCGAAAAAAAATCGTTTTACAGATTTTATTCAAACGAATATCTCAAACTTAGCAGGTGTTCCATCAATTGTATTCGGGTTGCTCGGTTTAACACTTTTCGTTCGTGAATTGAATTTAGGTCGTAGCATTTTGGCGGCTGGTTTAACGATGAGTTTGCTTGTTCTTCCTGTCATTGTCGTTGCGGCACAAGAGGCGCTTCGTGCCGTGCCGAATCAATTGCGCGAAGCATCATATGGTATGGGAGCAACGAAATGGCAAACGATTTATCGCATCGTTCTTCCAGCAGCGATCCCTGGTATTTTAACAGGTAGCATTTTAGCTTTATCTCGTGCGATCGGTGAAACAGCGCCGCTTGTCGTTTTAGGGATCCCGACGTTTTTAGCATATTTGCCACGTGGCATTCTCGATACATTTACAGTTATGCCGATGCAAATTTATAACTGGACGTCGCGTCCGCAAGCAGATTTCCAAAACGTAGCGGCAGCTGGAATCGTCGTCTTGCTCGTTGTGTTAATCTTTATGAACTCGATTGCCATTTTCATTCGCAACAAGTTTCAAAAACGTTATTAA
- a CDS encoding YiiX/YebB-like N1pC/P60 family cysteine hydrolase, whose product MKKAISLFVAIILLFHLVESVLAIESVPVNIVPVPEPGFQYKAGDVLITKSTSANGFTGHVGIITSRGNVVHMPGKGIAGSKREIISIGEWFSRYPSTQIYRYYDSDKAAKAGAYAYDVFGIGRLKDITYRITPNLYDQTYSYCSELVWQSYYYGAGVIGKPCSAGFTWQPATSIITPYDFTCMHGFNLMGSINW is encoded by the coding sequence ATGAAAAAAGCCATCAGCTTATTTGTAGCCATCATATTGTTATTTCACTTGGTAGAGTCTGTTTTAGCTATAGAATCTGTTCCTGTTAACATTGTTCCTGTTCCGGAACCAGGATTTCAATACAAAGCAGGAGATGTTTTAATAACGAAAAGTACTTCTGCTAATGGTTTTACTGGACATGTAGGGATTATAACTAGTCGGGGGAATGTTGTACATATGCCTGGGAAAGGAATAGCGGGAAGCAAAAGGGAAATTATATCTATTGGAGAGTGGTTTAGCAGATATCCTTCAACTCAAATTTATAGGTATTATGATTCTGATAAAGCGGCAAAAGCAGGTGCATATGCCTACGATGTATTTGGAATAGGAAGATTAAAAGACATTACGTACAGAATTACTCCGAATCTATATGATCAAACGTATTCTTATTGTTCAGAACTGGTTTGGCAATCTTATTATTATGGAGCAGGAGTGATTGGCAAGCCTTGTTCGGCTGGGTTTACTTGGCAGCCTGCTACATCTATTATTACACCTTATGATTTTACATGTATGCATGGATTTAATTTAATGGGGAGTATTAATTGGTGA
- a CDS encoding PIN domain-containing protein, whose amino-acid sequence MYILDTNIIIRFLANDDEEQSSVAYRVFEKAVNGEFVFLLHPLVVAECCWVLESKRYGYTKGEIASKLKQIIEASCVKTTGKEVVEKALDAYARCSVDFADAYLSALVEHTSSIQGIITWNEKDFRRLGGECYMPESII is encoded by the coding sequence ATGTATATTTTAGATACGAACATCATCATTCGTTTTTTAGCCAATGACGATGAGGAACAATCTTCGGTTGCCTATCGGGTGTTTGAAAAGGCGGTCAACGGTGAATTTGTGTTCCTATTGCATCCTCTTGTTGTCGCGGAATGCTGCTGGGTGCTTGAGTCGAAACGGTACGGGTATACGAAAGGAGAGATCGCAAGCAAGCTGAAGCAAATTATAGAGGCTTCCTGTGTTAAGACGACAGGCAAAGAAGTTGTTGAAAAGGCATTAGATGCTTACGCCCGTTGCAGCGTCGATTTTGCTGATGCGTATCTTTCGGCGCTGGTGGAGCACACTTCATCCATTCAAGGGATCATCACCTGGAACGAAAAAGATTTTCGTCGGCTTGGCGGGGAATGTTATATGCCTGAATCCATCATTTGA
- a CDS encoding IS701 family transposase — MNRFAHHQGIHKFFTTLGLALYFSKPVLKHLVHIVDAMITKGFSGTLTDLHHGSFHPNHRTTLSHFFTKSPWEEETLLRKLQQWILRCVERIAKQENQPLFVSIDDTICQKTKPSPRATNAIQACDWHDSHTEKKSIGGHSLVWLMVHTATQAFPFAFRLYDKAAGKSKGELAIKMLSSLDVRRPVYVLMDSWHPSKALVEACLKRGFHVIAMLKTNRLLYPKGIAVQVKEFAHYIEPNDTHLVTVGEERYRVYRCEGALNGLDDAVVLLVWKADQPMTPEHLHCVLSTDRELSDEDILRYYAERWSIECFFRQAKDQLKLDGYRVHGRRAVKRYWILVQLTYVYSMFESNQDFSAGLDLLRTRKGHRLVEFIYHAAKQDIPIDAVKKQLHVA, encoded by the coding sequence ATGAATAGATTCGCACATCATCAAGGAATCCACAAGTTTTTCACGACGCTGGGGTTGGCTCTTTATTTTTCAAAACCTGTCCTAAAGCATCTTGTTCATATCGTGGATGCGATGATCACGAAAGGCTTTTCGGGAACACTGACCGATCTCCATCATGGGAGTTTTCACCCGAATCATCGCACGACACTGAGCCATTTTTTCACGAAAAGCCCTTGGGAGGAAGAAACGCTGCTTCGCAAACTCCAGCAGTGGATCCTTCGTTGTGTCGAACGCATCGCCAAACAGGAGAATCAACCCCTGTTTGTTTCGATCGATGATACGATTTGCCAAAAAACGAAGCCTTCGCCACGGGCAACAAACGCCATTCAAGCGTGTGATTGGCACGATTCTCATACAGAGAAAAAGTCGATCGGGGGACATTCTCTCGTTTGGCTTATGGTTCATACTGCAACCCAGGCGTTTCCCTTTGCGTTCCGCCTCTACGACAAGGCGGCTGGGAAAAGCAAAGGAGAACTCGCGATCAAGATGCTTTCTTCGTTGGATGTACGCCGTCCCGTTTATGTGCTGATGGACTCTTGGCATCCATCGAAAGCGCTCGTGGAAGCTTGTCTAAAGAGAGGATTCCACGTGATCGCGATGCTCAAGACCAATCGTCTTCTTTATCCAAAAGGCATTGCGGTTCAGGTGAAGGAGTTTGCCCACTACATCGAACCGAACGACACCCATCTCGTCACGGTGGGAGAAGAGCGCTATCGCGTCTATCGCTGCGAAGGAGCGCTCAACGGTCTCGATGATGCGGTGGTGCTGCTGGTTTGGAAAGCCGATCAACCGATGACACCCGAACATCTTCACTGCGTCTTGAGCACGGATCGAGAGCTAAGCGACGAAGACATCTTGCGTTACTACGCCGAGCGTTGGTCGATCGAATGCTTTTTTCGACAAGCGAAAGATCAGCTGAAACTCGATGGATACCGCGTTCACGGGCGTCGGGCGGTGAAACGGTATTGGATCTTGGTGCAGCTGACTTACGTGTACAGTATGTTCGAGTCCAACCAAGATTTCTCTGCTGGTCTTGATCTTCTCCGAACGAGGAAAGGGCATCGTCTCGTGGAGTTTATTTACCATGCAGCAAAACAAGATATTCCCATTGATGCCGTGAAAAAACAGCTCCATGTGGCATAA
- the phoU gene encoding phosphate signaling complex protein PhoU, whose translation MAVREKFDEDLQMLRDQLLQLGSLAEIALTQSFEALKTKNNDLALQVLENDTKIDLLDEEINDFAILLIAKQQPVAIDLRRIIVAIKIATDVERMADFAVNIAKSAIRIGEQPFVIPLNKLEKMHDIAVNMLSLTLKAYYEEDVVAAKKVADMDDEVDRLYGETIRELLERTKAHPDAMSQITQLSFTARYIERIADHATNIAENVFYLVKGKHYDLND comes from the coding sequence ATGGCTGTACGTGAAAAATTTGATGAAGATTTACAAATGTTGCGCGATCAACTATTACAGCTCGGAAGTCTTGCAGAAATTGCATTAACTCAGTCGTTTGAAGCGTTAAAAACAAAAAATAACGATTTAGCATTACAAGTGCTTGAAAACGACACAAAAATTGATTTGCTTGATGAGGAAATTAACGATTTTGCCATTTTATTAATTGCGAAACAACAGCCGGTTGCCATTGATTTGCGCCGCATTATTGTCGCCATTAAAATTGCCACAGATGTTGAGCGTATGGCGGATTTTGCTGTCAATATTGCGAAATCTGCTATTCGCATCGGTGAACAGCCGTTTGTCATCCCGTTAAACAAGCTAGAAAAAATGCACGACATTGCGGTAAATATGCTTTCATTAACGTTAAAAGCGTATTATGAAGAAGATGTTGTTGCTGCGAAAAAAGTGGCTGATATGGATGATGAAGTCGATCGTCTGTACGGGGAAACGATTCGGGAGCTGCTTGAGCGCACAAAAGCACATCCAGATGCGATGTCGCAAATTACTCAGCTCTCGTTTACAGCCCGTTACATTGAGCGCATTGCAGACCATGCAACAAACATTGCAGAAAACGTCTTTTACTTAGTAAAAGGAAAACATTACGACTTAAACGATTAA
- the pstB gene encoding phosphate ABC transporter ATP-binding protein PstB, protein MELTVVKERKKQAEERSEKHVVYRTKNLNLWYGEHHALKNIDLDIYENEVTAIIGPSGCGKSTYIKTLNRMIELVPSVRTSGEITYRGRNIFDKSYRVEELRTQVGMVFQKPNPFPKSIYDNVAYGPRIHGIRDKKILDEIVEKSLRGAAIWDEVKDRLHTNAYGLSGGQQQRLCIARCLAIEPDVILMDEPTSALDPISTLKVEELVQELKKNYSIIIVTHNMQQAARISDKTAFFLNGEVIEYSDTDKLFSNPDDKRTEDYITGRFG, encoded by the coding sequence ATGGAATTAACAGTTGTGAAAGAACGTAAAAAACAAGCTGAAGAACGAAGCGAAAAACATGTTGTGTATCGGACGAAAAACTTAAATTTATGGTACGGCGAACATCATGCGTTAAAAAATATTGACTTAGATATTTACGAAAATGAAGTGACCGCGATTATCGGTCCGTCAGGCTGTGGAAAATCAACGTATATTAAAACGTTAAACCGAATGATTGAACTCGTGCCGAGCGTGCGTACATCTGGAGAAATTACGTATCGCGGTCGCAACATTTTTGATAAATCATATCGTGTAGAAGAATTGCGTACGCAAGTTGGAATGGTATTCCAAAAGCCGAATCCGTTCCCGAAATCAATTTATGATAATGTGGCATACGGTCCACGTATTCATGGTATTCGCGATAAGAAAATTTTAGATGAAATTGTTGAAAAAAGTTTGCGCGGTGCAGCGATTTGGGATGAAGTAAAAGACCGCTTGCATACGAACGCATACGGATTATCGGGTGGACAACAGCAACGTTTATGCATCGCCCGCTGTTTAGCGATTGAGCCAGATGTCATTTTAATGGATGAGCCAACATCGGCGCTTGACCCTATTTCAACATTAAAAGTAGAAGAGCTTGTGCAAGAATTAAAGAAAAACTATAGTATTATTATCGTCACACATAACATGCAACAAGCTGCTCGTATTTCTGATAAAACGGCCTTCTTCTTAAACGGTGAAGTGATCGAGTATAGCGACACAGACAAACTATTCTCGAATCCAGACGATAAACGAACAGAAGATTACATTACAGGTCGATTTGGATAA